In one Nicotiana sylvestris chromosome 8, ASM39365v2, whole genome shotgun sequence genomic region, the following are encoded:
- the LOC138875071 gene encoding uncharacterized protein produces MAERFFAVNQISFSKNDLPLEGAAHNKALHLTVKCEGYYVKRVMLDGGSRVDIFPLSTLQRIEIGTERIRPNNVCVRAFDGIKRDTIGEIDLILTIGPVDFEVTFLVLDIDTSYNFLLGRPWIHAVGVVPSTLHQMVKFEHEYSKIVVHGEDEQSIYRDPSVPCLEAREGSEHTVYQAFEIMIMDQCKKGDPCPQPFLSNASIMVAKEMIRRGYKPGKGLGKLLQGIVKPIILAASEKFFGVGFQPTSADGKWVDERNNNGWVLPQPILHIYRTFVKPKYNEEEEDEAFTTEEIEEFCGAMRQMLSNNAALNNMTCLQTSCPDSNTLSNFNLGSSEEIRETTINIHTDEETRDTLIQLLFEFKDVFAWSYDDMPRLSVDLVVHKLPTYPDCPPVQQKQRKFKTDISDKIKEEVLMDEEDAEKTAFTTPWGTYCYRGMPFGLKNVGATYMRAMTAIFHDMMHQEIKVYVDDVIIKSRTQDDHVRDLRKFFERLRKYDLKLNPAKCAFGVPSNKLLGFIVSRRGIEMDPTKIKSIRDLPPPRTKKDVMSLLGRLNYISRFIAQLTSTYEPIFKLLKKDAAIKWTYECQEAFDKIKEYLSNPPVLVPPKPGRPLFLYLTVLEDSFGCVLG; encoded by the exons atggcagaaaggtTTTTTGCAGTcaatcaaatctctttcagcaagaacgatttgcCCCTGGAAGGGGCTgcacacaacaaagcccttcacctgacagttaaatgcgaagggtATTATGTGAAAAGGGTCATGCTAGATGGTGGTTCTAGGGTAGATATTTTCCCTCTCTCAACTCTGCAACGCATAGAAATTGGTACTGAGAGAATCAGACCTAACAACGTCTGTGTGCGTGCTTTTGATGGCATAAAGAGAGATACAATAGGCGAGATTGATTTGATTCTGACTATTGGCCCGGTGGACTTCGAGGTGACCTTTTTGGTCTTGGACATAGATACTtcctataatttcctcttgggaaggcCGTGGATTCATGCAGTAGGGGTtgtaccttctactctccaccagatggtgaaattcgaaCATGAATATTCGAAGATTGTAGttcacggggaagatgagcaatcGATTTATCGGGACCCGTCAGTCCCTTGTCTTGAAGCTAGAGAAGGAAGTGAACATACAGTCTATCAGGCTTTTGAGATTATGATCATGGACCAATGTAAAAAAGGAGACCCTTGCCCTCAACCCTTTCTTTCAAATGCATcaattatggtggccaaagaaatgatcagacGTGGTTACAAACCTGGGAAGGGGCTCGGGAAATTATTGCAAGGAATTGTCAAACCTATCATTCTGGCTGCTAGTGAGAAGTTCTTTGGGGTAGGTTTCCAACCCACATCAGCTGATGGAAAATGGGTGGATGAAAGAAATAATAATGGTTGGGTTTTGCCTCAGCCGATTCTGCATATTTATAGGACATTTGTCAAGCCTAAgtacaatgaggaagaggaagatgaggcctttacgaccgaggaaattgaagaatTTTGTGGGGCTATGAGGCAGATGCT ttctaataatgctgctttaaataacatgacttgcttgcagacttcatgcccagattcaAACACgttgtctaact ttaatttgggtagttctgaagaaatCAGGGAAACCACGATAAACATTCACACAGATGAAGAAACTCGGGAcacattgatccaacttttgtttgagttcaaagatgtgtttgcttggtcatatgatgacatgccaagactaagtgttgatttggtggttcataagttgccaacTTACCCTGATTgtccccctgtccagcaaaagcaaagaaagtttaaaaccgatatcagtgacaaaattaaagaagag gtgttgatggatgaagaagatgcagaaaagacagcttttaccacaccctggggcacatACTGTTATAGAGGCATgccttttggtctgaagaatgtcggggcaacttacatgagagccatgactgccatttttcatgacatgatgcaccaagagataaaggtgtatgtggatgacgtgaTCATCAAGTCCAGGACCCAGGATGACCATGTTCgtgatttgagaaaattctttgagcggctgCGTAAATATGatctgaagctaaacccagccaaatgtgcatttggggttccatctaacaaacttttgggattcatagtcagtcgaagGGGCATCGAGAtggacccaacaaagataaagtccattcgagatttgcctcctccaagaaccaagaaagatgttatgagcttgttgggaagattgaactacatcagccgattcattgctcagttgacgtCTACATATGAACCCATTTTCAAGCTATTAAAGAAAGATGCAGCAATCAAATGGACATATGAGtgccaagaagcttttgacaaaatcaaagaatatctgtcgaacccgccagttttggtcccacctAAACCGGGAAGACCTTTGTTCCTATATTTAACAGTCTTGGAAGACTCCTTTGGTTGCGTCCTCGGATAA
- the LOC138875070 gene encoding uncharacterized protein has product MPTGRLAKWQILLTEFDIVYVTRTTMKAQALADHLAENPVDDEYQPLSTYFPDEEVNLVEAISEDTKAWKMFFDGAVNAKGIGLGAILISPIGQHYLATTRFRVFCTNNTAEYEACIMGMNMAIDQDVKELLIMGDLDLIIRQAQGEWETRDVKLIPYKQYVEDFSKLFKSIEFSIPTTIITDNAANLNSHLMREICEQFKIAHRTLPYHPKANGAVEATNKNIKKILRKMIQSSRQWHEKLPFALLGYRTMVRTSIGATPYLLVYGTEVVIPVEVEIPPLWIIVKAEIENTKWVKTRLEQLTLINEKRMVVVCHGQLYQQRMARAYNKKVRPRNFEVGQLVLRRILPHHQEAKGKICSQLERSIHYQKIIAKKALYLGDIEGNDPETAVNVDAVKRYYV; this is encoded by the exons atgcccacgggaaggttagcaaagtggcagatcctactcactgaatttgacatagtctacgttactcgcacgacaatgaaagcccaagcgttaGCAGATCACCTGGCagaaaacccggttgatgatgaataccaacctttgagcacctacttcccggatgaagaggtaaatttaGTTGAGGCAATATCCGAAGATACTAaagcttggaaaatgttctttgatggagcggtaaACGCAAAAGGTATTGGACtcggggcaatcttgatctcacctatTGGTCAGCATTATCTAGCCACCACCCGGTTTCGagttttctgcacaaacaacactgccgagtatgaagcctgcattatgggtatgaacatggcaattgaCCAAGATGtcaaagaattgttaatcatgggagatttgGATCTGATTATACGACAagcccaaggagaatgggagactcgagatgtCAAACTTATTCCCTACAAGCAATATGTGGAAGATTTTAGCAAGTtgttcaagtcaatagagttcag TATTCCTacaactatcattacggataatgctgcaaatttgaatagtcatttgatgagggagatatgtgaacaattcaagataGCGCATCGGACTCTACCTTATCAtcccaaagccaatggtgctgtcgAAGcaacaaacaagaacatcaaaaagattttgagaaagatgattcaaagttctaggcagtggcatgaaaagttaccttttgcattattggggtatcgcaccatggTGCGCACATCGATCGGAGCAACCCCGTACCTCttggtttatggtactgaagTCGTAATACCtgtggaagttgaaatccctcCTCTATGGATCATTGTTAAAGCTGAAATTGAAAACActaagtgggtcaaaacccgtttggaacagttaaccctgatcAATGAAAAGCGGATGGTCGtagtctgccacgggcagttgtatcaacaaagaatggcccgtgcctacaacaaaaaagtgcggcctagaaactttgaagtggggcaactcgttttaaggcgtattcttccccatcatcaggaagcaaaaggaaaaattTGCTCCCAACtagaaaggtccatacattatcagaaaattATTGCCAAAAAGGCATTGTatctgggagacattgaagggaATGACCCTGAAACAGCTGTGAATgtagatgcagtcaaaaggtattatgtttaa